The proteins below come from a single Necator americanus strain Aroian chromosome V, whole genome shotgun sequence genomic window:
- a CDS encoding hypothetical protein (NECATOR_CHRV.G18415.T1): protein MEKKICYQQRRRKEVVYDDCVLGDSLSQGDWHIEEDPNVDYEMLLRRLRACAERTSKPRTTNLDRISKNTKELLERRRASRLDLQAAH from the coding sequence atggaaaagaaaatctgctatcagcaacgaaggagaaaagaagtcgtctacgacgattgcgtacttgGGGACTCCTTGTcgcaaggtgactggcacatcgaggaggacccaaacgtggactacgagatgctgctcagaagattacgagcctgtgctgagcgtacctcgaagccgcgcacgacaaacttggatcgaatttcgaagaacaccaaggaattgttggaaagaagaagggcttcgAGGCTTGATCTGCAGGctgcacattga
- a CDS encoding hypothetical protein (NECATOR_CHRV.G18416.T1) yields the protein MLVFPLLWVVFALIPVTYEDDDTLFNDPLTVTVTPKIWDLLDTKSKLISKIVKSIRFPEISKEGKLLDYNLWDGYIEQLSISKDGVSFEDIDNGVHLHIENINFRVVTKAKVRVGFMLAKVGASGKIWMDAVDGKLDLKLKWNDFEFLPTVETEATLHFNFTNSLKSANLFKKNIQKYAEKAVSVILPEAIVGFIKQSVNPRLKKLKKIVVGLGLSQFGVQWAVQNNTLRVAVRPKSGMENVRPIHSSNKMICVSSGILAVLQIYIGESNVSLFDGRMSFMAPEGSCTSSSCSYCADLDVNLNATKADGTQSELSNCVPPKR from the exons ATGCTTGTATTTCCTTTGCTATGGGTCGTCTTTGCACTTATTCCCGTGAC ATACGAAGATGACGACACTCTTTTCAACGATCCGCTGACGGTGACTGTTACGCCGAAGATTTGGGATTTGCTGGACACGAAATCGAAGCTGATCTCAAAAATTGTCAAATCAATCCGATTTCCTGAAATATCTAAAGAG GGTAAATTGCTGGATTACAACTTATGGGATGGTTACATCGAACAACTTTCAATATCAAAAGATGGAGTTTCTTTTGAAGATATCGACAATGGTGTCCACCTGCAT aTTGAGAACATCAATTTTAGAGTCGTTACCAAAGCAAAAGTGAGAGTAGGTTTTATGCTTGCCAAAGTCGGTGCAAGTGGCAAAATATG GATGGACGCCGTAGACGGCAAACTCGACCTTAAGCTTAAATGGAATGACTTCGAATTTCTTCCTACAGTTGAAACGGAGGCAACtcttcattttaatttcaccaattctttgaaatctgcaaatcttttcaagaagaatattcaaaaatatgcaGAAAAGGCGGTCAGCGTAATTTTGCCGGAAGCA ATTGTTGGCTTCATAAAGCAGAGTGTTAACCCTCGactaaagaaattgaaaaaaatagtcgTTGGTTTGGGGTTGTCTCAGTTCGGCGTTCAATGGGCCGTGCAGAACAATACACTTCGTGTAGCTGTCAGACCGAAAAG TGGTATGGAAAACGTGAGACCAATCCATTCATCCAACAAAATGATCTGTGTGAGTAGCGGTATTCTTGCTGTGCTGCAAATTTATATAGGAGAATCAAATGTG TCACTGTTCGACGGCAGAATGAGCTTCATGGCACCTGAAGGTTCTTGCACATCCTCCTCCTGTTCCTATTGTGCTGATTTGGATGTGAATTTAAACGCAACAAAAGCAGATGGTACACAGAGCGAATTGAGTAACTGTGTACCTCCAAAAAGATAG
- a CDS encoding hypothetical protein (NECATOR_CHRV.G18414.T1) produces the protein MLVFPLLWVVFALIPVTYEDDDTLFNDPLTVTVTPKIWDLLDTKSKLISKIVKSIRFPEISKEGKLLDYNLWDGYIEQLSISKDGVSFEDIDNGVHLHIENINFRVVTKAKVRVGFMLAKVGASGKIWMDAVDGKLDLKLKWNDFEFLPTVETEATLHFNFTNSLKSANLFKENIRKYAEKAVRVILPEAIVGFIKQSVNPRLKKLKKIVVGLGLSQFGVQWAVQNNTLRVAVRPKSGMENVRPIHSSNKMICVSSGILAVLQIYIGESNVSLFDGRMSFMAPEGSCTSSSCSYCADLDVNLNATKADGTQSELSNCVPPKR, from the exons ATGCTTGTATTTCCTTTGCTATGGGTCGTCTTTGCACTTATTCCCGTGAC ATACGAAGATGACGACACTCTTTTCAACGATCCGCTGACGGTGACTGTTACGCCGAAGATTTGGGATTTGCTGGACACGAAATCGAAGCTGATCTCAAAAATTGTCAAATCAATCCGATTTCCTGAAATATCTAAAGAG GGTAAATTGCTGGATTACAACTTATGGGATGGTTACATCGAACAACTTTCAATATCAAAAGATGGAGTTTCTTTTGAAGATATCGACAATGGTGTCCACCTGCAT aTTGAGAACATCAATTTTAGAGTCGTTACCAAAGCAAAAGTGAGAGTAGGTTTTATGCTTGCCAAAGTCGGTGCAAGTGGCAAAATATG GATGGACGCCGTAGACGGCAAACTCGACCTTAAACTTAAATGGAATGACTTCGAATTTCTTCCTACAGTTGAAACGGAGGCAACtcttcattttaatttcaccAATTCTTTGAAATCTGCAAATCTTTTCAaggagaatattcgaaaatatgCAGAAAAGGCGGTCCGCGTAATTTTGCCGGAAGCA ATTGTTGGCTTCATAAAGCAGAGTGTTAACCCTCGactaaagaaattgaaaaaaatagtcgTTGGTTTGGGGTTGTCTCAGTTCGGCGTTCAATGGGCCGTGCAGAACAATACACTTCGTGTAGCTGTCAGACCGAAAAG TGGTATGGAAAACGTGAGACCAATCCATTCATCCAACAAAATGATCTGTGTGAGTAGCGGTATTCTTGCTGTGCTGCAAATTTATATAGGAGAATCAAATGTG TCACTGTTCGACGGCAGAATGAGCTTCATGGCACCTGAAGGTTCTTGCACATCCTCCTCCTGTTCCTATTGTGCTGATTTGGATGTGAATTTAAACGCAACAAAAGCAGATGGTACACAGAGCGAATTGAGTAACTGTGTACCTCCAAAAAGATAG
- a CDS encoding hypothetical protein (NECATOR_CHRV.G18414.T2): MLVFPLLWVVFALIPVTYEDDDTLFNDPLTVTVTPKIWDLLDTKSKLISKIVKSIRFPEISKEGKLLDYNLWDGYIEQLSISKDGVSFEDIDNGVHLHIENINFRVVTKAKVRVGFMLAKVGASGKIWMDAVDGKLDLKLKWNDFEFLPTVETEENIRKYAEKAVRVILPEAIVGFIKQSVNPRLKKLKKIVVGLGLSQFGVQWAVQNNTLRVAVRPKSGMENVRPIHSSNKMICVSSGILAVLQIYIGESNVSLFDGRMSFMAPEGSCTSSSCSYCADLDVNLNATKADGTQSELSNCVPPKR, translated from the exons ATGCTTGTATTTCCTTTGCTATGGGTCGTCTTTGCACTTATTCCCGTGAC ATACGAAGATGACGACACTCTTTTCAACGATCCGCTGACGGTGACTGTTACGCCGAAGATTTGGGATTTGCTGGACACGAAATCGAAGCTGATCTCAAAAATTGTCAAATCAATCCGATTTCCTGAAATATCTAAAGAG GGTAAATTGCTGGATTACAACTTATGGGATGGTTACATCGAACAACTTTCAATATCAAAAGATGGAGTTTCTTTTGAAGATATCGACAATGGTGTCCACCTGCAT aTTGAGAACATCAATTTTAGAGTCGTTACCAAAGCAAAAGTGAGAGTAGGTTTTATGCTTGCCAAAGTCGGTGCAAGTGGCAAAATATG GATGGACGCCGTAGACGGCAAACTCGACCTTAAACTTAAATGGAATGACTTCGAATTTCTTCCTACAGTTGAAACGGAG gagaatattcgaaaatatgCAGAAAAGGCGGTCCGCGTAATTTTGCCGGAAGCA ATTGTTGGCTTCATAAAGCAGAGTGTTAACCCTCGactaaagaaattgaaaaaaatagtcgTTGGTTTGGGGTTGTCTCAGTTCGGCGTTCAATGGGCCGTGCAGAACAATACACTTCGTGTAGCTGTCAGACCGAAAAG TGGTATGGAAAACGTGAGACCAATCCATTCATCCAACAAAATGATCTGTGTGAGTAGCGGTATTCTTGCTGTGCTGCAAATTTATATAGGAGAATCAAATGTG TCACTGTTCGACGGCAGAATGAGCTTCATGGCACCTGAAGGTTCTTGCACATCCTCCTCCTGTTCCTATTGTGCTGATTTGGATGTGAATTTAAACGCAACAAAAGCAGATGGTACACAGAGCGAATTGAGTAACTGTGTACCTCCAAAAAGATAG
- a CDS encoding hypothetical protein (NECATOR_CHRV.G18417.T1) produces MKGIEACQDLDVLELRTEICANADKKKRNLHFRHDSSCEDVNIPTQILVPGTKAKMREADAHVHSAHSPGTSTREEGEEESRSEALSAIRELQRLEICDR; encoded by the exons ATGAAAGGAATTGAAGCATGTCAAGATCTGGATGTGTTGGAGCTACGCACCGAAATCTGTGCAAACGCTGACAAGAAGAAACGAAACTTGCATTTTCGACATGATTCAAGTTGTGAAGATGTAAATATTCCAACGCAAATCCTGGTTCCAGGGACGAAAG CTAAAATGCGAGAAGCAGACGCTCATGTTCACTCTGCACACAGTCCAGGAACAAGTAcgagagaagaaggagaagaagaaagcagaAGCGAAGCGCTGTCCGCGATCCGGGAGCTGCAAAGGCTAGAAATTTGCGATCGTTAA